TACTACAATCAGTACAACAAGTGCACTAAGAATACTCTTACAAAGAAAAATGAGCTCATTCATCTTCTTCAGTACATCTACATACACCACAGTCTCAACAATGCTCTACATTGCTCCTGCACATTCCTCTTGCACCTCTGTTTCTTCACTTGCAATGACACCAGCCGAATCAAAACTACTCAATCCACGACTGATATACCCACCTCTCACCAAAAAATCAAAATAGTTGTGTGGTCCATCTTCCTAGTAATAATGTTGGAAAGAATTTGGTGGAATCTGACAGAAATTGAGTAACAGAATTCAACAAAAAAGAAACACATAAACATCAAACCGATTGGGGCACTTGTAGAAAATTTTACATGGTGATTGGCGCACTTGTAGAAAATCCTGCCAGGATTTGCCTCCGATTTTGACACAAGATGAATTGTAGATCGAATGTGGCAGTTAGGGTATGGTACCAACGACAGCAGACCCGCTAGTGCCGATGATGAGATGGGCGGGGAGAAAAGGGCTAATGCCGGAGGTGGAAGGGGCACTTGTACAACCGTCTTCTCGCGACGCTTCACGGCAGACGAGCTAGCGGCGACGGACATGGCGGCGACGCCAGAGAGAGGGAGAAAGCGAGCAGAAGACCTAGGGACTGGGGAATGAGGAAAGCATAAACTCTAGGGGCCACATTGTTTAAATTCCCAACCGTGAGCCGCAGGAATCTCCCGCGTGGGTCCTCGAGTCGACGTGGCGGCGGTCAAAGCGCCACGCGAGCTAGTCAACGGCGGTCAGACGAAAAAAGGACCTCACGTGAACAACTTAGAAAGATTTAGGACCTAGATATGCATTTTAAAATAATTAGGACCCAAACGACACTTTTGGGAAAGAATTAGGTAGAACTCTTTGCCTGCTGGTTTTGTTTTGCAAGAGAAGATATTGGGCCTCTCGTGGGCCAGTTTTTTGGGCGAGCTAAAGCCTAAAACAAAAGGCCctaaaagaaaatcctaaaacaAAACACTGCCCCGCCTCTCTGTCATCCATCGGCCAATGGGAGCACCTATACGGCGCTGCACGCGCCCGTTCGCGCtcctggcgcctgcagcgccccgcgctgggccggcccactaaccGTGGTGACAAGTGAACGCAAAAACCTTGCCAAAAAAAATGGAAATTAATAATGCTCTCTACATGATTTGAACTTATCACATCGTGTTAACATATACTCCAGACGAGCTACTAGCCAGACGAGCTACCTGCCGTTGTTGGTTAGTACAAGAGGCGAAAGCATAATAACAGGATTGCAGCGCTATTTTATTCATCTATTGTACCActtcatttttttgaattaattGGAAAAAAGATCATGTATTGAAAAAAGTTTAcatcaattttgcaaaaaggttcatcaatttcaaaaaaaagttcatcaaatttgaaacaaaagttcatcgattttgaaaaaagttgacTGGATTTAAAAAAAATTGACCGGATTTAGAAAAAGTTCACCGGATTTGAATTTTTTTAccagatttgaaaaaaagttcactgaGTTCGAAAAAAGTTCACTGGATTTGAACAAAacttcatcaaattcaaaaaatgttcacggaaTTCGAAAAAGAGTTCACCAACTGCGAAAAAAATAGAATTGGAAAAAAAGCTCCGGCGAATTTGAAATTTTCTTTTAAAAAATCTCGCGcatttaagaaaaagaaaaaaagaaaaaaagaaaagaaaaagggaaagctTCGCGAACAGAAAGGAATAAAAAGGGTGGAAAGAAGAATCTCGGTCGTAGTGGTTACTTCGATTTGCTTTCTACTATGGAGTGGTCTTGAGTTTTGAATCTCGGTCGCGCTGTTTCATTCGGTCCTTTCCAGAAAAGGAAAACATAgaacgggccggcccagctcggactgctgcaggcgcccgtttgcagaTTGCActgtaacgggcgcctgcagcgccaaataggaattGCGTCGGCCAATCCCCACCCAAATCCCCTCGTCACCACTCTCCCACACGGTCAAAGGCCACAAGCCCACaagctaaccctagccgccgcacccCCGCCTCCCATCTCCGCCCCTCCTCTACCCCTGCACCAACGCCGCCGCCCCCCTTCATCAACGCCTGCCCGGGTCCCGGCACCAAGATCTGTTCCCCCGTGTCGCCCCAAATCCCCGAGCCGCCTCCACCAATCCACAAAAGGTCAGCCCACAACCTGAGTCCGCCTCCAGCAGATCCACCGCATACCGAGGGGAAGCAGAATCAGATCTTTGGCGATGGGTCGAGGCAAAAAGGATCCCTGGGCGGCGCGCGGATCCGTCGAtccagtggaggaggaggaggcggcagcggtgATGGAggttgaagaggaggaggaagtcaaGGGAGACGAAGAGGAGTGGAATCACGAGGaggatgaggcggaggaggaggaagaggagtgggaacaggaggaggaggaggaggctgatgaGGCCTCGGCGGAGGAGCAGCCGGAGGAGCAGCGGTCGCCGCCCAAGCTGGCGGAGGGATACTACGAGATCGAgaccatccgccgccgccgccgccgccagaaccAGGTACAGTACCTCGTCAAATGGCGTGGGTGGCCGGAGAGCGCGAACACATGGGAGCCTGAAGAAAACCTCAAGGCCTGCTCTGATTTTGTTGAAGCCTTTGAGAAGCGGCAGCAACCAAGGTCCTATGGCAAGCGCAAGCGCAAGCGCAAGATCTCCACTGCTCCGGTGGTAAGTCCCAACCCTTCTTCTCAGGGTAGAAGGGGCCGCCCACGGCGTTCAGATCCTCGGTCTCTGTCCCAACGTCCTCTCCCGGAGCGCAAGATATTGCCTCCCAGAGCAAGCAGCAGGAGAGGTACTGATAACAGCAACAGGAACTTGGTTGCGGGCTCTGATGCATCAGTGAACGTGGCTCCTCAGCAAATGCTTGGACAAGGTGCCACACAGGAGGGCAGCTCAAATGTGCTCTCGGTTGGCCTGCCGTCTGTTGTGGTTCATCAACAGGATGAACATCAGCCTGCGAGTGGTGTGTCAAAGGTTGATAGTTCAGTACAGGGACCCCCACCTCAGGTTGGCCAGGTGACAGgtgccaagaagcgcaagcttgggtCTGTCAGGAGGTTCAAGCAGGATGAGGCGCAGCAGGAGCAAGGGCAAGTCGTCAATGGCACAAGTGAGAGGCCTGGCAATGAGAAAACTGATTCCGCACAAGGAGAAACGGGTGATAGGACCAAGGGAGAGGGCGGTGCTAACCGTTGCATCACTAAGATCATCAAGCCAGTGCGGTATCATGCCACCATGGCAGATGACGTGCAGCAGGTTTCCATAACATTCAGAGCACTCAGGTCTGATGGGCAGGAGGTTCTTGTGGATGACAAGGAATTGAAGTCTACAAACCCGTTGGTGCTGATAAACTACTACGAGCAGCACCTGCGTTACAGTCCCACCGCGTGAAGGATGCATGGAAGGTATTGGGTTGCCGTAGCATTCTTTAACCTTGTGGAATTTGCAGTGATATAGGTTAGCCTGGTTAATGTACTAGTTGTGATGAATGTAGTAGAATGTGTGCCCTTCTAGTTGCGACATATTTTGTTCAATATTTGTATAATCAGGGATTTATCCTAGGATGGCGTTTTGGCGCCCAAGTGCATCTGCACCTGACAGCGAACATCAAAttcgaaagaaaaagaaaaaaagtcgtCTAAAAATATTCAGTACCGAAGATGTTCGAGTGTGCTAGGAGCGACAAATGACACTCTAGAAGGTCTATGCAAAAAAATATTCTCAAAGAATCTTTGAATAATTGCATTTTGGAAACGTGAATCTGTTTTTTTTCTAGAGCTCCTTGATTGTCATGAAATTTTGCACTTCCCTAGCAAACTCCAGCATTTTCGgtgtaaaaatagatttttgaaaaaatgtttttttatttactgtttatACGGAGTTGATCTATTTGAGCTCATCTATGGATTATTTGATTTATCCTATCTAATATTACTTCATTCATTCCAGAATATGATGTGAATTTTTGGGAAAGTTGAACGTTTGTATGCTTGACCAAATTATGGA
The sequence above is drawn from the Triticum aestivum cultivar Chinese Spring chromosome 7A, IWGSC CS RefSeq v2.1, whole genome shotgun sequence genome and encodes:
- the LOC123147798 gene encoding probable chromo domain-containing protein LHP1, with the protein product MGRGKKDPWAARGSVDPVEEEEAAAVMEVEEEEEVKGDEEEWNHEEDEAEEEEEEWEQEEEEEADEASAEEQPEEQRSPPKLAEGYYEIETIRRRRRRQNQVQYLVKWRGWPESANTWEPEENLKACSDFVEAFEKRQQPRSYGKRKRKRKISTAPVVSPNPSSQGRRGRPRRSDPRSLSQRPLPERKILPPRASSRRGTDNSNRNLVAGSDASVNVAPQQMLGQGATQEGSSNVLSVGLPSVVVHQQDEHQPASGVSKVDSSVQGPPPQVGQVTGAKKRKLGSVRRFKQDEAQQEQGQVVNGTSERPGNEKTDSAQGETGDRTKGEGGANRCITKIIKPVRYHATMADDVQQVSITFRALRSDGQEVLVDDKELKSTNPLVLINYYEQHLRYSPTA